From Aedes albopictus strain Foshan chromosome 1, AalbF5, whole genome shotgun sequence, one genomic window encodes:
- the LOC109430283 gene encoding protein O-mannosyl-transferase 2 — MLYFKVLSFTALYKHKYDHSFCFGSHFLRHQSSASVNGDRVSSHATIQQKSHETVFIRDRWEGEVRHTCSRGDNLLITALESMALASEKESAKSDVQTRTKTTAAKHKESDVTSGSKKTDLTWWIVFGAILALTLGTRFYNVTVPDHVCWDETHFGKMGSWYINRTFFFDVHPPLGKMLIGLSGYLTGYDGKYPFDKPGDKYNGTHYEGMRIFCTALGAAIVPMSFHTVWDMTGSLTASAFGAAYILFDIGMLILNRYILLDPPLIFFMTASVMGMARVTKLTRDQQSFSRSWWTWLCFTGAMLACTISVKFVGLFVVLLVGLHTASDLWDVLGDLAKPVSYTVKQLIARAMTLIVLPIILYATFFYIHLHVLNHSGSGDGFYSSGFQSNLVGNSLYNVSMPREVAYGAVVTLKNHKTGGGYLHSHNHLYPKGFGAKQQQVTTYSHKDENNKWLIKPYNKQTVDNVTLVKHGDLIRFEHMQTKRNLHSHREQAPVTKKHMQVTCYGEEGQGDSNDVWQVQIIGGKDGDIVETVTSRLIFYHYIERCVLTTTAKQLPKWGFEQQEVTCNPNIRDRSAVWNVEDNQFDKLPSVNFQVYAPGFISRFFESHAVMLQGNSGLKPKEGEVTSRPWQWPINYRGQFFSGSDHRVYLLGNPIIWWSNLVFLGLFIAVFFVEVIKYQRNSGTLQSGQATSTVEEYKWRSLRASAWLFGGWLLHYLPFYAMGRVLYFHHYFPALVFNSMLAGVMLDYLTVKLPSWLRHTILGVALAALVYSFALFSPLAYGMSGPFSHEPNSTLAGLKWMDTWEF, encoded by the exons ATGctgtatttcaaagttttaagctTTACCGCATTATACAAACACAAATACGATCATTCGTTTTGTTTTGGATCACACTTCTTACGACACCAGAGCTCTGCCTCAGTGAATGGTGATCGAGTCAGTTCACACGCAACCATCCAGCAGAAGAGCCACGAAACGGTGTTCATCCGCGATCGGTGGGAAG GAGAAGTTAGGCACACATGTTCTAGAGGTGATAATTTATTGATCACGGCATTAGAAAGCATGGCACTGGCAAGTGAAAAGGAAAGTGCCAAATCGGATGtgcaaactcgaacaaaaaccaCGGCTGCAAAGCACAAAGAAAGTGATGTTACATCAGGAAGCAAGAAAACTGATCT GACCTGGTGGATCGTGTTTGGAGCGATACTGGCGCTAACGCTGGGAACACGATTCTACAATGTGACGGTACCGGATCACGTTTGCTGGGACGAAACCCATTTCGGCAAGATGGGCAGCTGGTACATCAATCGGACGTTTTTCTTCGACGTTCATCCACCGCTGGGCAAGATGCTGATCGGATTATCTGGATACCTGACGGGGTATGATGGAAAGTATCCGTTTGACAAGCCGGGTGATAAGTACAACGGGACGCACTATGAAGGCATGAGAATC TTCTGCACCGCCCTGGGAGCGGCCATCGTGCCGATGTCCTTCCACACCGTCTGGGACATGACGGGATCGCTGACTGCGTCCGCTTTCGGTGCCGCCTACATCCTGTTCGACATCGGCATGCTCATTTTGAACCGTTACATCCTGTTGGACCCGCCGTTGATTTTCTTTATGACGGCTTCCGTGATGGGTATGGCACGCGTCACGAAACTCACTCGGGATCAGCAGAGTTTCTCGCGTAGTTGGTGGACTTGGCTGTGCTTCACGGGTGCTATGCTGGCGTGTACGATTAGTGTAAAGTTCGTGGGATTGTTTGTTGTGCTGTTGGTTGGATTGCATACCGCTAGTGACTTGTGGGACGTGCTTGGAGATTTGGCTAAGCCGGTGTCTTACACCGTAAAGCAGTTGATAGCTCGAGCAATGACACTGATTGTCTTACCGATAATTCTGTACGCCACATTTTTCTACATTCATCTGCACGTACTGAATCACAGTGGTAGTGGAGACGGCTTCTACAGTTCAGGATTTCAATCCAACTTGGTTGGAAATTCGCTGTACAATGTGTCGATGCCACGAGAAGTAGCATACGGAGCCGTAGTTACTTTGAAGAATCATAAAACCGGGGGTGGATATCTACACTCGCACAACCATCTGTACCCGAAAGGGTTTGGCGCCAAACAGCAACAGGTGACGACCTACAGCCACAAGGATGAAAACAACAAGTGGTTGATAAAGCCCTACAACAAGCAAACGGTGGATAATGTTACTTTGGTAAAGCACGGAGATTTGATTCGATTCGAACACATGCAGACCAAGCGGAACTTGCACTCGCATCGGGAACAAGCTCCAGTTACGAAAAAGCACATGCAAGTCACGTGCTACGGAGAG GAAGGACAAGGCGATAGCAATGATGTTTGGCAAGTGCAGATAATCGGCGGAAAGGATGGTGATATAGTGGAAACTGTGACGAGTCGTTTGATATTCTACCACTACATCGAACGATGTGTGCTGACGACAACGGCTAAACAGTTACCCAAATGGGGATTCGAACAGCAAGAAGTAACCTGCAATCCAAACATACGGGACCGGAGTGCGGTTTGGAATGTGGAAGATAATCAGTTCGATAAAT TACCAAGTGTAAACTTTCAAGTCTACGCCCCGGGATTCATCAGTCGCTTCTTCGAATCACACGCAGTGATGCTTCAAGGTAACTCCGGGTTGAAGCCAAAAGAAGGCGAAGTGACCAGTCGTCCATGGCAATGGCCCATTAATTATCGG GGCCAGTTCTTCTCAGGGTCGGATCATCGTGTCTATTTGCTAGGAAACCCAATCATTTGGTGGAGCAACTTAGTATTTTTGGGATTGTTTATTGCTGTATTCTTTGTGGAGGTCATAAAATACCAGAGAAACTCAGGAACTCTGCAAAGTGGCCAAGCAACCAGTACTGTAGAAG AATATAAATGGCGTTCATTGCGAGCATCTGCCTGGCTCTTCGGGGGTTGGCTACTGCACTACTTACCGTTCTATGCAATGGGACGAGTTCTTTACTTCCACCACTACTTCCCGGCCCTGGTATTCAACTCAATGCTGGCAG